The Entelurus aequoreus isolate RoL-2023_Sb linkage group LG23, RoL_Eaeq_v1.1, whole genome shotgun sequence genome has a window encoding:
- the wdr89 gene encoding WD repeat-containing protein 89 — translation MEVLEDKLRSLSIARRSHPEKPTYLLGMAQQPEGVLAVSCSNLSIHLHNKETLKLQGEYRGHGGPLCALAFAHASPHLLYSASADGTVRAWDARLPGSDSAQLFRSDSSHSFCSFDLSCGDVLLCAGTEQVDKADSFLVFWDARKPGESPLGVYSESHSDDITQVRFHPRDKDRMASCATDGLVNVFDLSRGSEDEALLATFNGDSCASSVCWCGDDYRRLLCLSQDEGLHLWDLTRLDTEQPLAVFSCRDVRSLGPTAPGRGLDYTVGGAWLEDAGKLLVVGGDNAGGLHLMECDDEGLRLLKSLHGGHSSTVRCFLWDAVAGALFTGGEDAQLLLWKPGGAELTTVKKESMKSCSALKVKSRPHRKHYYNTSVQR, via the coding sequence ATGGAGGTTTTGGAGGACAAGTTGAGAAGTTTGTCCATCGCTCGGCGAAGTCACCCCGAGAAGCCCACTTACCTGCTGGGCATGGCTCAGCAGCCAGAGGGCGTGTTGGCGGTGTCCTGCTCCAACCTGAGCATCCAcctgcacaacaaggagacgctGAAGCTGCAGGGCGAGTATCGCGGCCACGGCGGGCCACTCTGCGCCCTCGCCTTCGCTCACGCCTCCCCTCACCTCCTCTACTCGGCTTCTGCGGACGGGACGGTGCGCGCGTGGGACGCCCGCCTCCCGGGGTCCGACTCGGCCCAGCTGTTCCGGAGCGACTCGTCCCACAGCTTCTGCAGCTTCGACCTGAGCTGCGGCGACGTGCTGCTGTGCGCCGGCACGGAGCAGGTGGACAAGGCGGACAGCTTCCTGGTCTTCTGGGACGCCAGGAAGCCCGGCGAGTCCCCGCTGGGCGTGTACTCCGAGTCGCACAGCGACGACATCACACAGGTGCGCTTCCACCCCCGCGACAAGGACCGCATGGCGTCCTGCGCCACCGACGGCCTCGTCAACGTGTTCGACCTGAGCCGGGGCTCGGAGGACGAGGCGCTGCTGGCGACCTTTAACGGCGACTCCTGCGCCAGCTCCGTGTGCTGGTGCGGCGACGACTACCGCCGGCTGCTGTGCCTCAGCCAGGACGAGGGGCTGCACCTGTGGGATCTGACCCGGCTTGACACGGAGCAGCCGCTCGCCGTCTTCAGCTGCCGAGACGTGCGCAGCCTGGGGCCCACGGCCCCTGGGCGCGGCTTGGATTACACAGTGGGAGGAGCCTGGCTGGAGGACGCCGGCAAGCTGCTGGTGGTGGGGGGCGACAACGCCGGCGGCCTCCACCTGATGGAGTGTGACGACGAGGGACTGCGTCTGCTCAAGAGTCTCCACGGCGGACACTCCTCCACCGTGCGCTGCTTCCTGTGGGACGCGGTGGCGGGGGCCCTGTTCACGGGGGGCGAGGACGCTCAGCTGTTGCTCTGGAAACCAGGAGGGGCGGAGCTGACGACGGTCAAAAAGGAGTCCATGAAAAGTTGCTCCGCCTTGAAAGTGAAATCCAGACCTCACAGGAAACATTATTACAACACCAGCGTGCAGCGGTGA